The proteins below are encoded in one region of Bombus terrestris chromosome 7, iyBomTerr1.2, whole genome shotgun sequence:
- the LOC100651283 gene encoding disco-interacting protein 2 homolog A isoform X10 → MYGWRIGDLGADGLVMAEFNIDIGKLPEDVREKLAELDLELSEGDITQKGYEKKRTRLLQQYASKQLGAGKDGGGVGVLGIAGVERTGYGSGGGGGGGGIGVGGSVGVGVGVGVGGRPQPRARRTQRRVTHNEKRYHSEVRQEAVQQALAAMQGRPKPSLPMPSKRTSVMARSPDRERRDSGESSSDEDSVVTEESPGAGGPTGTGLSDTSSTGSARDTPPPPRPPARRPPCADITDIAEYTPHAYCNIQPPDVTHTSNTPAAQQSTRRPGADRVNRYHVVEDQNNTGTTGRWKVSAKIQQLLNTLKRPKRRPLPEFYEDDDIELEIAANPKDPNAPKPEGGSMTSAVGEPLSVAAGLPRSLEAAIQRYGSASYKAPVATVLDPNGKLCVTLTYGKLLSRSHKIAYTLLNKALSRGGDCCLKPGDRIALVYPNNDPISFMCAFYGCLQAGIVPVPIEVPLTRRDAGSQQIGFLLGSCGIQVALTSEACLKGLPKTAAGEVVAFKGWPKLHWFVTEHLGKTPKDWLPPPRLTDDTPAYIEYTTDKDGSVMGVTVTRSAMLAHCRALTQACGYTEGENAVCVLDFKREVGLWHSTLTSVLNGMHVIFIPYALMKVNPASWMQMITKHRASVAVVKSRDLHWGLLATKDHKDISLSSLRLLLVADGANPWSLSSCDQFLSVFQSKGLRPDAVCPCASSSEALTVSVRRPGRAGVNATGRGVLSMSGLSYGVVRVDQENSLTSLTLQDCGQVMPGSIVVVIKMEGQPFICKTDEVGEICVHSSATGNQYWGLQGLTNNTFKVCPLQADGSPLGDVEYTRSGLLGFLGPGGLVFVCGSRDGLMTVTGRKHNADDIIATVLAVEPMKFIYRGRIAVFSVRVLRDERICVVAEQRPDCSEEESFQWMSRVLQAVDSIHAVGIYCLALVPPNYLPKTPLGGIHLSETKRRFLEGTLHPANVLLCPHTCVTNLPKPREVHSDVGPASVMVGNIVQGNRLASAQGRDMGVLDEDSDNAKKYQFISEILRWRAVSTSDHVIFTSLNAKGAVATSLSCSQLHKKAERIGNLLLDRGRINTGDHVALIFPPGTDLICAFYGCLYVGAVPVTIRPPHPQNLQTTLPTVRMIVDVSKSVLVLTNQNILKLLKTKEANNVVDIKSWPTILDMDDMPKKKLPVMYRAPTAEMLAYLDFSVSTTGMLAGIKMSHAAVTSLCRAMKLACELYPSRHIALCLDPYSGLGFALWCLSSIYSGHHSILIPPSEVEANPALWLSAVSQSRVRDTFCSYGVMELCTKGLGSSVHALKARGVSLACVRTCVVVAEERPRIALTTSFSKLFSALGLSPRAVSTSFGCRVNTAICLQGASSPEPSTVYVDLRALRNDRVSLVERGSPHSLCLMESGKLLPGVKVIIANPETKGQCGDSHLGEIWVQSAHNASGYFTIYGDESDYADHFNARLVTGNTNEVYARTGYLGFLRRTESVQQSVISDIPGDTSTEADLVPGDSELHDAVFVVGALDEAILLRGMRYHPIDIENSVMRCHKKIAECAVFTWTNLLVVVVELDGSESEALDLVALVTSAVLEEHHLVVGVVVVVDPGVVPINSRGEKQRMHLRDGFLADQLDPIYVAYNM, encoded by the exons ATGTACGGCTGGAGAATTGGTGATCTCGGCGCGGATGGCTTAGTGATGGCCGAGTTCAACATCGACATCGGCAAGCTCCCAGAGGACGTACGGGAGAAACTTGCTGAGCTGGATCTCGAGTTATCCGAAG GGGACATTACACAAAAGGGATACGAAAAGAAACGGACGCGTCTACTGCAGCAGTATGCGTCGAAGCAGTTGG GGGCTGGAAAGGATGGAGGAGGTGTCGGCGTCCTCGGTATCGCAGGGGTCGAGAGAACGGGTTATGGAagcggcggtggtggtggtggtggtggtattGGTGTCGGTGGGagcgtcggcgtcggcgtcggcgtcggcgtcggtGGCCGACCACAGCCACGTGCACGCCGCACGCAACGCCGTGTCACGCACAACGAGAAGCGCTATCATTCAG AGGTGCGCCAGGAGGCGGTGCAACAAGCTTTGGCAGCGATGCAGGGTCGTCCGAAGCCGTCGTTGCCGATGCCATCGAAAAGAACGTCCGTGATGGCTAGGAGTCCCGACCGAGAGCGTCGCGACAGCGGGGAGTCCAGTAGCGACGAGGACAGCGTCGTCACCGAGGAGAGTCCTGGTGCTGGTGGTCCAACGG GCACAGGACTGTCGGATACCAGCAGCACCGGTTCGGCGCGAGACACGCCTCCCCCTCCGAGACCACCGGCTAGGAGACCTCCTTGCGCGGATATCACAGATATCGCGGAATACACGCCTCACGCGTACTGCAACATCCAGCCGCCGGACGTGACGCACACCAGCAACACTCCGGCTGCACAGCAGTCGACCAGGCGACCTGGCGCTGATAGAGTAAATCGTTACCATGTTGTCGAGGATCAGAACAACACCGGCACTACCGGCCGCTGGAAAGTATCCGCTAAGATTCAACAGTTGTTGAATACTTTGAAACGACCGAAACGACGACCGTTGCCTGAATTCTACGAGGACGATGATATCGAGCTGGAAATCGCGGCCAATCCCAAAGATCCGAACGCTCCGAAACCGGAAGGCGGCTCTATGACCTCCGCCGTTGGCGAACCACTGTCGGTCGCCGCGGGATTGCCCAGGTCGCTCGAGGCCGCCATACAAAG GTATGGCTCGGCATCGTATAAGGCGCCAGTTGCAACAGTTCTCGATCCAAACGGCAAGCTTTGCGTAACGCTCACGTATGGAAAGCTTCTGAGTCGTTCTCATAAAATAGCCTACACGCTGTTGAACAAGGCTCTAAGTCGCGGCGGGGATTGTTGTTTGAAACCTGGCGATCGGATCGCCCTGGTTTACCCAAACAACGATCCCATTAGCTTCATGTGCGCATTTTACGGTTGCCTTCAAGCCGGCATTGTGCCTGTGCCGATCGAAGTCCCTTTGACGCGCCGAGACGCAGGCTCCCAGCAAATCGGGTTTCTTTTGGGCAGCTGTGGAATTCAG GTGGCATTAACCAGCGAAGCCTGTCTGAAAGGTCTGCCAAAAACGGCGGCTGGCGAGGTAGTGGCATTCAAAGGTTGGCCAAAGCTTCACTGGTTCGTTACGGAACATCTGGGCAAAACGCCGAAAGATTGGCTGCCACCGCCGCGATTAACCGACGACACTCCGGCGTACATCGAGTACACCACGGACAAGGACGGGTCGGTGATGGGAGTGACGGTGACGAGATCGGCGATGCTGGCACATTGTCGAGCTCTGACGCAAGCCTGCGGCTACACGGAGGGAGAGAACGCCGTCTGCGTTTTAGACTTCAAACGAGAGGTTGGCCTGTGGCACAGCACCCTCACCAGCGTTCTAAACGGGATGCACGTGATCTTTATTCCGTACGCTCTGATGAAAGTAAATCCCGCGAGCTGGATGCAAATGATCACCAAGCATCGTGCCAGCGTGGCTGTGGTGAAATCGCGAGACCTGCACTGGGGTCTTCTTGCCACGAAAGATCACAAGGACATTTCCTTGTCGTCACTGAGATTGTTGTTGGTCGCGGACGGTGCCAATCCCTGGTCACTTTCTTCCTGCGACCAATTCCTTTCGGTATTTCAATCTAAAGGCCTGCGGCCTGATGCCGTGTGTCCGTGCGCGTCCTCCAGCGAAGCTCTCACCGTATCGGTGAGAAGACCAGGCCGTGCTGGAGTAAACGCCACTGGACGAGGCGTGCTCTCTATGTCTGGTCTGAGTTACGGCGTTGTCAGAGTCGATCAAGAGAATTCTCTCACTTCCTTGACTCTTCAAGATTGCGGCCAAGTGATGCCCGGAA GTATCGTTGTTGTGATCAAGATGGAAGGACAACCGTTCATCTGTAAAACCGACGAAGTAGGCGAGATCTGCGTGCATAGTTCGGCAACTGGAAACCAATATTGGGGACTACAGGGACTGACGAATAATACGTTTAAAGTCTGCCCGCTTCAAGCCGATGGAAGTCCGCTGGGTGACGTAGAATACACCCGTTCTGGTCTATTGGGTTTTCTGGGTCCTGGTGGTCTTGTGTTCGTTTGCGGTTCGCGCGATGGTCTTATGACGGTCACGGGAAGGAAACATAACGCCGACGATATCATTGCTACTGTGTTAGCCGTTGAACCCATGAAGTTCATTTATCGTGGAAGAATAGCCGTTTTCAGCGTACGCGTGCTCAGGGACGAGCGAATATGCGTCGTTGCAGAACAAAGACCCGACTGCAGCGAAGAGGAA AGTTTCCAATGGATGTCCCGAGTGCTTCAAGCGGTAGATTCCATTCACGCTGTTGGAATATATTGTCTGGCGTTGGTTCCGCCAAATTACCTTCCGAAAACACCGCTGGGCGGTATTCATTTGTCGGAAACGAAACGACGTTTCCTAGAGGGTACTCTGCACCCGGCTAACGTTCTTCTTTGTCCGCACACTTGTGTTACCAATCTACCGAAACCACGCGAAGTCCATTCAG ACGTTGGTCCGGCCAGTGTCATGGTGGGCAACATTGTTCAGGGTAATAGACTAGCTTCGGCTCAAGGACGAGACATGGGTGTCCTAGACGAGGATAGTGATAATGCTAAAAAG TATCAATTTATTTCGGAAATACTTCGATGGCGTGCTGTCAGTACCTCTGACCATGTTATTTTCACGTCGCTGAATGCAAAAGGAGCCGTAGCAACTTCCTTGTCATGCTCTCAGTTGCACAAGAAAGCCGAGCGGATCGGCAATTTGTTGTTAGATCGTGGACGGATCAATACCGGAGATCACGTGGCATTAATATTTCCTCCTGGTACTGACTTGATATGCGCGTTTTATGGTTGCCTGTATGTTGGCGCCGTGCCAGTTACGATTAGGCCACCTCACCCGCAAAACCTCCAAACCACTTTACCAACCGTTCGCATGATCGTGGACGTCAGTAAGTCTGTGCTCGTGCTCACGAATCAAAATATCCTGAAACTGTTGAAAACAAAG GAAGCGAATAATGTTGTCGACATTAAGAGTTGGCCGACGATTCTCGATATGGACGACATGCCAAAGAAGAAGCTACCTGTTATGTACCGAGCGCCCACAGCGGAGATGCTGGCTTATTTGGACTTTAGCGTCTCGACAACAGGGATGCTTGCAGGAATTAAAATGTCCCACGCAGCGGTGACGTCTCTTTGTCGTGCCATGAAACTTGCCTGCGAATTGTATCCATCTAGACACATCGCTCTATGCTTGGATCCCTACTCTGGTTTAGGATTCGCTCTTTGGTGTTTGAGCAGTATATACAGCGGTCATCATTCCATACTTATACCACCGTCGGAG GTGGAAGCCAATCCGGCATTGTGGCTATCGGCAGTTAGTCAATCCAGAGTAAGAGATACGTTCTGTTCTTACGGTGTGATGGAATTGTGCACGAAAGGTCTCGGTTCTTCTGTTCATGCTCTAAAAGCGAGAGGCGTTAGTTTGGCCTGTGTTAGAACGTGCGTCGTTGTCGCTGAAGAAAGACCGCGAATCGCACTTACTACGAGCTTCAGTAAACTCTTCTCCGCTTTGGGTCTGAGTCCCCGTGCCGTCTCGACCTCGTTCGGATGTAGAGTAAACACCGCTATTTGCTTACAG GGTGCATCGAGCCCAGAACCTTCTACGGTATACGTTGATCTCCGCGCATTGCGCAACGACCGAGTATCTCTGGTTGAAAGAGGTAGTCCGCACTCTTTGTGCCTGATGGAATCAGGCAAATTATTACCAGGAGTGAAAGTAATCATTGCCAATCCAGAAACGAAAGGACAATGCGGAGATTCTCATTTAGGCGAAATTTGGGTGCAGTCTGCTCACAATGCCAGCGGCTATTTCACGATATATGGCGACGAGAGCGATTACGCGGATCATTTTAACGCTCGCCTCGTAACAGGAAACACGAATGAAGTTTACGCCAGAACTGGTTATCTTGGTTTCCTAAGACGTACCGAAAGCGTTCAACAGTCGGTTATCAGTGACATTCCCGGTGACACATCTACCGAGGCGGATCTGGTTCCTGGTGATTCTGAGTTGCACGATGCTGTGTTCGTGGTTGGCGCCCTCGACGAAGCCATTTTACTTAGAGGAATGCGATATCACCCGATCGATATCGAAAACAGCGTAATGAGGTGTCATAAGAAAATAGCAGAATG TGCCGTATTCACATGGACCAACCTCCTAGTAGTAGTGGTGGAACTCGACGGAAGTGAAAGCGAAGCTTTAGATCTCGTGGCATTAGTTACCAGCGCTGTACTAGAAGAACATCATCTGGTAGTCGGTGTGGTAGTCGTAGTAGATCCCGGAGTAGTTCCAATAAATTCGCGTGGCGAGAAGCAACGAATGCACTTGCGTGATGGTTTCCTAGCGGACCAGCTCGATCCGATTTACGTAGCGTATAACATGTGA
- the LOC100651283 gene encoding disco-interacting protein 2 homolog A isoform X6, producing the protein MYGWRIGDLGADGLVMAEFNIDIGKLPEDVREKLAELDLELSEGDITQKGYEKKRTRLLQQYASKQLGAGKDGGGVGVLGIAGVERTGYGSGGGGGGGGIGVGGSVGVGVGVGVGGRPQPRARRTQRRVTHNEKRYHSGGRLVPGGIASPPGSGGSTGNTGNSNSAAARRGNRRLTRNESRYHSEVRQEAVQQALAAMQGRPKPSLPMPSKRTSVMARSPDRERRDSGESSSDEDSVVTEESPGAGGPTGTGLSDTSSTGSARDTPPPPRPPARRPPCADITDIAEYTPHAYCNIQPPDVTHTSNTPAAQQSTRRPGADRVNRYHVVEDQNNTGTTGRWKVSAKIQQLLNTLKRPKRRPLPEFYEDDDIELEIAANPKDPNAPKPEGGSMTSAVGEPLSVAAGLPRSLEAAIQRYGSASYKAPVATVLDPNGKLCVTLTYGKLLSRSHKIAYTLLNKALSRGGDCCLKPGDRIALVYPNNDPISFMCAFYGCLQAGIVPVPIEVPLTRRDAGSQQIGFLLGSCGIQVALTSEACLKGLPKTAAGEVVAFKGWPKLHWFVTEHLGKTPKDWLPPPRLTDDTPAYIEYTTDKDGSVMGVTVTRSAMLAHCRALTQACGYTEGENAVCVLDFKREVGLWHSTLTSVLNGMHVIFIPYALMKVNPASWMQMITKHRASVAVVKSRDLHWGLLATKDHKDISLSSLRLLLVADGANPWSLSSCDQFLSVFQSKGLRPDAVCPCASSSEALTVSVRRPGRAGVNATGRGVLSMSGLSYGVVRVDQENSLTSLTLQDCGQVMPGSIVVVIKMEGQPFICKTDEVGEICVHSSATGNQYWGLQGLTNNTFKVCPLQADGSPLGDVEYTRSGLLGFLGPGGLVFVCGSRDGLMTVTGRKHNADDIIATVLAVEPMKFIYRGRIAVFSVRVLRDERICVVAEQRPDCSEEESFQWMSRVLQAVDSIHAVGIYCLALVPPNYLPKTPLGGIHLSETKRRFLEGTLHPANVLLCPHTCVTNLPKPREVHSAGDSVADVGPASVMVGNIVQGNRLASAQGRDMGVLDEDSDNAKKYQFISEILRWRAVSTSDHVIFTSLNAKGAVATSLSCSQLHKKAERIGNLLLDRGRINTGDHVALIFPPGTDLICAFYGCLYVGAVPVTIRPPHPQNLQTTLPTVRMIVDVSKSVLVLTNQNILKLLKTKEANNVVDIKSWPTILDMDDMPKKKLPVMYRAPTAEMLAYLDFSVSTTGMLAGIKMSHAAVTSLCRAMKLACELYPSRHIALCLDPYSGLGFALWCLSSIYSGHHSILIPPSEVEANPALWLSAVSQSRVRDTFCSYGVMELCTKGLGSSVHALKARGVSLACVRTCVVVAEERPRIALTTSFSKLFSALGLSPRAVSTSFGCRVNTAICLQGASSPEPSTVYVDLRALRNDRVSLVERGSPHSLCLMESGKLLPGVKVIIANPETKGQCGDSHLGEIWVQSAHNASGYFTIYGDESDYADHFNARLVTGNTNEVYARTGYLGFLRRTESVQQSVISDIPGDTSTEADLVPGDSELHDAVFVVGALDEAILLRGMRYHPIDIENSVMRCHKKIAECAVFTWTNLLVVVVELDGSESEALDLVALVTSAVLEEHHLVVGVVVVVDPGVVPINSRGEKQRMHLRDGFLADQLDPIYVAYNM; encoded by the exons ATGTACGGCTGGAGAATTGGTGATCTCGGCGCGGATGGCTTAGTGATGGCCGAGTTCAACATCGACATCGGCAAGCTCCCAGAGGACGTACGGGAGAAACTTGCTGAGCTGGATCTCGAGTTATCCGAAG GGGACATTACACAAAAGGGATACGAAAAGAAACGGACGCGTCTACTGCAGCAGTATGCGTCGAAGCAGTTGG GGGCTGGAAAGGATGGAGGAGGTGTCGGCGTCCTCGGTATCGCAGGGGTCGAGAGAACGGGTTATGGAagcggcggtggtggtggtggtggtggtattGGTGTCGGTGGGagcgtcggcgtcggcgtcggcgtcggcgtcggtGGCCGACCACAGCCACGTGCACGCCGCACGCAACGCCGTGTCACGCACAACGAGAAGCGCTATCATTCAG GAGGCCGGCTAGTACCTGGCGGGATCGCCAGTCCCCCGGGATCTGGCGGCTCCACCGGAAACACCGGGAATTCGAACTCAGCGGCTGCGAGACGCGGCAATCGCAGACTCACGCGCAATGAGAGCCGCTATCATTCCG AGGTGCGCCAGGAGGCGGTGCAACAAGCTTTGGCAGCGATGCAGGGTCGTCCGAAGCCGTCGTTGCCGATGCCATCGAAAAGAACGTCCGTGATGGCTAGGAGTCCCGACCGAGAGCGTCGCGACAGCGGGGAGTCCAGTAGCGACGAGGACAGCGTCGTCACCGAGGAGAGTCCTGGTGCTGGTGGTCCAACGG GCACAGGACTGTCGGATACCAGCAGCACCGGTTCGGCGCGAGACACGCCTCCCCCTCCGAGACCACCGGCTAGGAGACCTCCTTGCGCGGATATCACAGATATCGCGGAATACACGCCTCACGCGTACTGCAACATCCAGCCGCCGGACGTGACGCACACCAGCAACACTCCGGCTGCACAGCAGTCGACCAGGCGACCTGGCGCTGATAGAGTAAATCGTTACCATGTTGTCGAGGATCAGAACAACACCGGCACTACCGGCCGCTGGAAAGTATCCGCTAAGATTCAACAGTTGTTGAATACTTTGAAACGACCGAAACGACGACCGTTGCCTGAATTCTACGAGGACGATGATATCGAGCTGGAAATCGCGGCCAATCCCAAAGATCCGAACGCTCCGAAACCGGAAGGCGGCTCTATGACCTCCGCCGTTGGCGAACCACTGTCGGTCGCCGCGGGATTGCCCAGGTCGCTCGAGGCCGCCATACAAAG GTATGGCTCGGCATCGTATAAGGCGCCAGTTGCAACAGTTCTCGATCCAAACGGCAAGCTTTGCGTAACGCTCACGTATGGAAAGCTTCTGAGTCGTTCTCATAAAATAGCCTACACGCTGTTGAACAAGGCTCTAAGTCGCGGCGGGGATTGTTGTTTGAAACCTGGCGATCGGATCGCCCTGGTTTACCCAAACAACGATCCCATTAGCTTCATGTGCGCATTTTACGGTTGCCTTCAAGCCGGCATTGTGCCTGTGCCGATCGAAGTCCCTTTGACGCGCCGAGACGCAGGCTCCCAGCAAATCGGGTTTCTTTTGGGCAGCTGTGGAATTCAG GTGGCATTAACCAGCGAAGCCTGTCTGAAAGGTCTGCCAAAAACGGCGGCTGGCGAGGTAGTGGCATTCAAAGGTTGGCCAAAGCTTCACTGGTTCGTTACGGAACATCTGGGCAAAACGCCGAAAGATTGGCTGCCACCGCCGCGATTAACCGACGACACTCCGGCGTACATCGAGTACACCACGGACAAGGACGGGTCGGTGATGGGAGTGACGGTGACGAGATCGGCGATGCTGGCACATTGTCGAGCTCTGACGCAAGCCTGCGGCTACACGGAGGGAGAGAACGCCGTCTGCGTTTTAGACTTCAAACGAGAGGTTGGCCTGTGGCACAGCACCCTCACCAGCGTTCTAAACGGGATGCACGTGATCTTTATTCCGTACGCTCTGATGAAAGTAAATCCCGCGAGCTGGATGCAAATGATCACCAAGCATCGTGCCAGCGTGGCTGTGGTGAAATCGCGAGACCTGCACTGGGGTCTTCTTGCCACGAAAGATCACAAGGACATTTCCTTGTCGTCACTGAGATTGTTGTTGGTCGCGGACGGTGCCAATCCCTGGTCACTTTCTTCCTGCGACCAATTCCTTTCGGTATTTCAATCTAAAGGCCTGCGGCCTGATGCCGTGTGTCCGTGCGCGTCCTCCAGCGAAGCTCTCACCGTATCGGTGAGAAGACCAGGCCGTGCTGGAGTAAACGCCACTGGACGAGGCGTGCTCTCTATGTCTGGTCTGAGTTACGGCGTTGTCAGAGTCGATCAAGAGAATTCTCTCACTTCCTTGACTCTTCAAGATTGCGGCCAAGTGATGCCCGGAA GTATCGTTGTTGTGATCAAGATGGAAGGACAACCGTTCATCTGTAAAACCGACGAAGTAGGCGAGATCTGCGTGCATAGTTCGGCAACTGGAAACCAATATTGGGGACTACAGGGACTGACGAATAATACGTTTAAAGTCTGCCCGCTTCAAGCCGATGGAAGTCCGCTGGGTGACGTAGAATACACCCGTTCTGGTCTATTGGGTTTTCTGGGTCCTGGTGGTCTTGTGTTCGTTTGCGGTTCGCGCGATGGTCTTATGACGGTCACGGGAAGGAAACATAACGCCGACGATATCATTGCTACTGTGTTAGCCGTTGAACCCATGAAGTTCATTTATCGTGGAAGAATAGCCGTTTTCAGCGTACGCGTGCTCAGGGACGAGCGAATATGCGTCGTTGCAGAACAAAGACCCGACTGCAGCGAAGAGGAA AGTTTCCAATGGATGTCCCGAGTGCTTCAAGCGGTAGATTCCATTCACGCTGTTGGAATATATTGTCTGGCGTTGGTTCCGCCAAATTACCTTCCGAAAACACCGCTGGGCGGTATTCATTTGTCGGAAACGAAACGACGTTTCCTAGAGGGTACTCTGCACCCGGCTAACGTTCTTCTTTGTCCGCACACTTGTGTTACCAATCTACCGAAACCACGCGAAGTCCATTCAG CGGGGGATTCTGTTGCAGACGTTGGTCCGGCCAGTGTCATGGTGGGCAACATTGTTCAGGGTAATAGACTAGCTTCGGCTCAAGGACGAGACATGGGTGTCCTAGACGAGGATAGTGATAATGCTAAAAAG TATCAATTTATTTCGGAAATACTTCGATGGCGTGCTGTCAGTACCTCTGACCATGTTATTTTCACGTCGCTGAATGCAAAAGGAGCCGTAGCAACTTCCTTGTCATGCTCTCAGTTGCACAAGAAAGCCGAGCGGATCGGCAATTTGTTGTTAGATCGTGGACGGATCAATACCGGAGATCACGTGGCATTAATATTTCCTCCTGGTACTGACTTGATATGCGCGTTTTATGGTTGCCTGTATGTTGGCGCCGTGCCAGTTACGATTAGGCCACCTCACCCGCAAAACCTCCAAACCACTTTACCAACCGTTCGCATGATCGTGGACGTCAGTAAGTCTGTGCTCGTGCTCACGAATCAAAATATCCTGAAACTGTTGAAAACAAAG GAAGCGAATAATGTTGTCGACATTAAGAGTTGGCCGACGATTCTCGATATGGACGACATGCCAAAGAAGAAGCTACCTGTTATGTACCGAGCGCCCACAGCGGAGATGCTGGCTTATTTGGACTTTAGCGTCTCGACAACAGGGATGCTTGCAGGAATTAAAATGTCCCACGCAGCGGTGACGTCTCTTTGTCGTGCCATGAAACTTGCCTGCGAATTGTATCCATCTAGACACATCGCTCTATGCTTGGATCCCTACTCTGGTTTAGGATTCGCTCTTTGGTGTTTGAGCAGTATATACAGCGGTCATCATTCCATACTTATACCACCGTCGGAG GTGGAAGCCAATCCGGCATTGTGGCTATCGGCAGTTAGTCAATCCAGAGTAAGAGATACGTTCTGTTCTTACGGTGTGATGGAATTGTGCACGAAAGGTCTCGGTTCTTCTGTTCATGCTCTAAAAGCGAGAGGCGTTAGTTTGGCCTGTGTTAGAACGTGCGTCGTTGTCGCTGAAGAAAGACCGCGAATCGCACTTACTACGAGCTTCAGTAAACTCTTCTCCGCTTTGGGTCTGAGTCCCCGTGCCGTCTCGACCTCGTTCGGATGTAGAGTAAACACCGCTATTTGCTTACAG GGTGCATCGAGCCCAGAACCTTCTACGGTATACGTTGATCTCCGCGCATTGCGCAACGACCGAGTATCTCTGGTTGAAAGAGGTAGTCCGCACTCTTTGTGCCTGATGGAATCAGGCAAATTATTACCAGGAGTGAAAGTAATCATTGCCAATCCAGAAACGAAAGGACAATGCGGAGATTCTCATTTAGGCGAAATTTGGGTGCAGTCTGCTCACAATGCCAGCGGCTATTTCACGATATATGGCGACGAGAGCGATTACGCGGATCATTTTAACGCTCGCCTCGTAACAGGAAACACGAATGAAGTTTACGCCAGAACTGGTTATCTTGGTTTCCTAAGACGTACCGAAAGCGTTCAACAGTCGGTTATCAGTGACATTCCCGGTGACACATCTACCGAGGCGGATCTGGTTCCTGGTGATTCTGAGTTGCACGATGCTGTGTTCGTGGTTGGCGCCCTCGACGAAGCCATTTTACTTAGAGGAATGCGATATCACCCGATCGATATCGAAAACAGCGTAATGAGGTGTCATAAGAAAATAGCAGAATG TGCCGTATTCACATGGACCAACCTCCTAGTAGTAGTGGTGGAACTCGACGGAAGTGAAAGCGAAGCTTTAGATCTCGTGGCATTAGTTACCAGCGCTGTACTAGAAGAACATCATCTGGTAGTCGGTGTGGTAGTCGTAGTAGATCCCGGAGTAGTTCCAATAAATTCGCGTGGCGAGAAGCAACGAATGCACTTGCGTGATGGTTTCCTAGCGGACCAGCTCGATCCGATTTACGTAGCGTATAACATGTGA